A genomic stretch from Natronomonas gomsonensis includes:
- a CDS encoding UPF0179 family protein: MSKVTLIGERLAEVGTEFVYGGESTACEGCPYREQCLNLTEGRRYRVTGVRDSGTLECAVHDTGVTAVEVEPAPVLANVPTNAAYAGSKAELAGPCPYTECPSHEFCEPAGAEFDEEYQITEVVGDPPHDYCMLDRELTLVEFAADEE; the protein is encoded by the coding sequence ATGTCGAAGGTCACGCTCATCGGCGAACGGCTCGCGGAGGTGGGCACCGAGTTCGTCTACGGCGGCGAATCCACAGCCTGTGAGGGCTGTCCCTACCGCGAGCAGTGTCTCAACCTCACCGAGGGGCGCCGCTACCGCGTGACCGGCGTCCGGGATTCGGGGACGCTTGAGTGTGCCGTCCACGACACCGGCGTCACCGCCGTCGAGGTCGAACCGGCGCCTGTGTTGGCGAACGTCCCCACGAACGCCGCCTACGCCGGCAGCAAGGCCGAACTCGCCGGCCCCTGCCCATACACCGAATGTCCGAGCCACGAGTTCTGTGAACCCGCCGGCGCGGAGTTCGACGAGGAGTACCAGATTACCGAAGTCGTCGGGGACCCGCCCCACGACTACTGCATGCTCGACCGCGAGTTGACCCTCGTGGAGTTCGCCGCCGACGAGGAGTAG
- a CDS encoding DUF5820 family protein, with amino-acid sequence MLEEAALGDGWQVWNAEDARVILAYRPDVFNGSEFPAACLPTVYVTRGRRNRRPEGNRNLPPNAPWMVTLYLEPEVNRDPDAYDTRSAALDGAVELTHRFADGDIDYRGLYQVPRERYFEKLDELTGRDT; translated from the coding sequence ATGCTCGAGGAGGCGGCGCTCGGCGACGGCTGGCAGGTGTGGAACGCCGAGGACGCTCGGGTCATCCTCGCCTACCGCCCCGACGTGTTCAATGGCAGCGAGTTCCCCGCAGCGTGTCTGCCGACGGTCTACGTTACGCGCGGTCGACGGAACCGCCGGCCGGAGGGCAACCGCAACCTCCCGCCGAACGCGCCGTGGATGGTGACGCTGTATCTGGAACCCGAGGTGAACCGCGACCCCGACGCCTACGACACCCGCTCGGCGGCGCTGGACGGCGCCGTCGAACTGACCCATCGGTTCGCCGACGGCGACATCGACTACCGGGGACTGTATCAGGTGCCGCGGGAGCGGTACTTCGAGAAACTCGACGAGTTGACCGGACGCGATACGTAG